One window of the Sphaerochaeta associata genome contains the following:
- a CDS encoding glutamine synthetase III — translation MFDIDYAKTPVTDFYGINCFTEVEMGKYLSDLTIRELKEVQRGQRELTSELADYVASAMKQWALSKGATHFCHWFQPLTGLTAEKHDSFISPTKGGKVLLEFSGKELIKGEGDASSFPNGGLRATFEARGYTAWDTSSPAFLKDVNGVKTLYIPTAFFSYNGEALDKKVPLLRSNQALEKQTLRVLRALGNTKAKRIIINIGPEQEYFLVDKKFYDQRPDLRLSGRTVMGNLAAKGQELNDHYYGTIGDRVTVFMSELNYELWKLGISSKTQHKEAAPNQFEIAVVYDAANLSTDHNQLLMDVLQMVALRHGMVALLHEKPFLGVNGSGKHDNWSLSTDDSTNLLAPGNNVEDNLQFLIFLTSFIKAMDEYAPLIRCGAATAGNDHRLGASEAPPAIISIYLGDQLTSILETITMEGCCTKSDRQFVKMGMTMLPQLPKDLTDRNRTSPIAFTGNKFEYRMVGSSQSMADPNIYINAAVAQVLEEVAQRLEKAQDIELESHNIIRDFYQGHKRIVFNGNGYSKEWKEEALLRGLPDYKDTVSALPQLVTEKSIELFEKQNIFTKSEISSRLEINLQTYSKQINVEASIMVEMCRKHVIPSVIRYIGNLCDAIARQESLGFDVAIQRQTISIVQNALNQAIEGTELLHVCIAKALSYKDEVLKQAQIYRDEVVAQMQTLRSHLDLMETYTDKSYWPFPSYDDLLFRL, via the coding sequence ATGTTCGACATCGACTACGCAAAAACTCCGGTTACCGATTTCTATGGCATCAACTGCTTTACAGAAGTAGAGATGGGTAAATATCTCAGTGACCTTACCATCAGGGAACTGAAAGAGGTGCAGCGTGGACAACGCGAACTAACCAGCGAGCTGGCCGACTATGTTGCAAGTGCGATGAAACAATGGGCTCTTTCCAAGGGAGCCACCCATTTCTGTCACTGGTTTCAGCCCTTGACCGGTCTGACGGCGGAGAAACACGACTCCTTCATCAGCCCTACCAAGGGAGGGAAGGTTCTGCTTGAGTTCTCCGGCAAGGAGTTGATCAAAGGCGAAGGCGATGCCTCCTCCTTTCCCAACGGAGGCCTCAGGGCGACGTTTGAGGCACGGGGGTATACAGCATGGGATACGTCTTCGCCAGCCTTCCTCAAGGATGTGAACGGAGTCAAAACACTCTACATCCCCACCGCTTTCTTCTCTTACAACGGAGAAGCGCTGGATAAGAAGGTTCCCCTGCTACGCTCCAACCAAGCCCTTGAAAAACAGACGCTACGGGTTCTAAGGGCTTTGGGCAACACAAAAGCCAAACGCATCATCATCAATATCGGGCCTGAGCAGGAGTACTTCTTGGTGGATAAGAAGTTCTACGACCAGCGTCCCGATCTCAGGCTGTCGGGAAGGACTGTCATGGGAAACCTAGCCGCCAAAGGCCAGGAACTCAACGACCATTATTACGGCACAATCGGCGATCGTGTCACCGTCTTCATGAGCGAGCTCAACTACGAGCTTTGGAAGCTGGGCATCAGCAGCAAGACCCAGCACAAGGAAGCCGCTCCCAATCAATTTGAAATTGCGGTCGTCTACGATGCGGCAAACCTCTCAACCGACCACAACCAGCTTCTAATGGATGTGCTGCAGATGGTTGCCTTGCGTCACGGCATGGTAGCGCTGTTGCATGAAAAACCATTTTTAGGAGTCAATGGGTCGGGAAAACACGATAACTGGTCGCTCTCCACCGATGACAGCACCAACCTGCTTGCACCGGGCAATAATGTCGAGGACAACCTTCAGTTCCTCATTTTTCTTACCTCATTCATCAAGGCGATGGATGAATACGCCCCCCTGATCCGCTGCGGGGCTGCTACCGCCGGCAATGACCACCGACTGGGAGCCTCGGAGGCGCCGCCTGCCATCATCAGCATATATCTTGGAGACCAACTGACCTCAATTCTCGAAACCATAACCATGGAAGGCTGCTGTACTAAAAGCGACCGCCAGTTTGTCAAAATGGGAATGACCATGCTGCCCCAGCTGCCCAAGGATCTGACCGACCGCAATCGTACCAGTCCCATCGCATTTACGGGAAACAAGTTTGAATACCGCATGGTAGGTTCCTCACAATCAATGGCCGATCCCAACATCTATATCAACGCAGCCGTTGCTCAGGTTCTTGAAGAAGTCGCCCAAAGACTGGAGAAGGCACAGGATATTGAACTCGAATCACACAATATCATCCGCGATTTCTATCAGGGCCATAAGCGGATTGTGTTCAACGGAAACGGTTACAGCAAGGAATGGAAGGAAGAAGCACTGCTCAGAGGCTTGCCCGATTACAAGGATACAGTCAGTGCCCTCCCGCAATTGGTAACCGAGAAGAGCATCGAGTTGTTTGAAAAGCAGAACATATTCACCAAATCCGAGATATCCTCCCGTTTGGAAATCAATCTGCAGACGTACAGCAAACAAATCAATGTGGAAGCTTCCATTATGGTTGAGATGTGCAGAAAGCATGTCATTCCATCGGTTATCCGCTACATCGGCAACCTCTGTGATGCAATTGCCAGGCAAGAATCGTTGGGCTTTGACGTAGCAATTCAGAGACAGACAATTTCCATCGTTCAGAATGCCTTGAACCAAGCGATTGAAGGCACAGAATTGCTGCATGTCTGCATTGCCAAGGCATTATCCTACAAGGATGAGGTACTCAAGCAGGCCCAGATCTACCGCGATGAAGTGGTCGCCCAAATGCAAACCCTTCGAAGTCACCTCGATCTCATGGAAACCTATACAGACAAGTCATATTGGCCGTTCCCTAGTTATGACGATTTGCTCTTCAGGCTATAG